One Jannaschia sp. GRR-S6-38 genomic window carries:
- the sseA gene encoding 3-mercaptopyruvate sulfurtransferase, whose protein sequence is MTDDPATLVSTEWLAARLTSPDLRIIDASWYLPDMNRDPREEYGERHIPGARFLDLDDVSDARSALPHMAPTAAKFMSRMRRMGVGDGHTVVIYDGAGIFSAARVWWLFRLFGQTAAVLDGGLPKWLAEGRPVTSELPTIKDRHMTVRPEPQLMRDVTQVAQSAKLGHAQIVDARSPARFRGEEAEPRPGLRAGHIPGARNLHYRALFAADGTMKRGDALRAAFADAGVDLDRPVITSCGSGVTAAIINLALARLGHADHALYDGSWAEWGMYPDLAIATGDA, encoded by the coding sequence ATGACTGACGATCCCGCGACGCTGGTATCGACCGAGTGGCTGGCCGCGCGGCTGACCTCGCCCGATCTGCGGATCATCGACGCGTCCTGGTATCTGCCCGACATGAATCGCGACCCGCGCGAGGAATACGGCGAGCGGCACATCCCCGGCGCGCGGTTCCTCGATCTCGACGACGTGTCGGACGCGCGCTCGGCGCTGCCGCACATGGCGCCGACGGCGGCCAAGTTCATGTCGCGGATGCGCCGGATGGGCGTGGGCGACGGGCACACGGTGGTGATCTACGACGGGGCGGGTATCTTCTCGGCCGCGCGGGTCTGGTGGCTGTTCCGGTTGTTCGGCCAGACCGCGGCGGTGCTGGACGGGGGCCTGCCCAAATGGCTGGCCGAGGGGCGGCCCGTGACCTCGGAGCTGCCCACGATCAAGGACCGGCACATGACCGTCCGCCCCGAGCCGCAGCTGATGCGCGACGTCACGCAGGTGGCGCAATCGGCCAAGCTGGGCCACGCCCAGATCGTCGATGCCCGCTCGCCCGCCCGCTTCCGGGGCGAGGAGGCGGAGCCGCGGCCAGGCCTGCGCGCGGGCCACATCCCCGGCGCGCGCAACCTGCATTACCGGGCGCTCTTCGCCGCCGACGGCACGATGAAGCGGGGCGACGCCCTCCGCGCCGCCTTCGCCGATGCCGGCGTCGATCTCGACCGCCCCGTCATCACCTCCTGCGGGTCGGGCGTGACGGCGGCGATCATCAACCTCGCGCTCGCCCGGCTCGGCCACGCCGATCACGCGCTCTATGACGGGTCCTGGGCCGAATGGGGCATGTATCCCGACCTCGCCATCGCCACCGGAGACGCCTGA